One genomic region from Drosophila subpulchrella strain 33 F10 #4 breed RU33 chromosome 2R, RU_Dsub_v1.1 Primary Assembly, whole genome shotgun sequence encodes:
- the LOC119551952 gene encoding bromodomain adjacent to zinc finger domain protein 2B isoform X1: MNKNAGDGSDGKNSNKNSNAGGGGGAGGPHDPTGLLDAASLFAYWGRDPTGAAAAAASNPLFNSQFNAAAAAGLGLLPQAGGASANDRYSMAAAAAAAAGAHHHQNTMAVAASQAASLAGLHPASWWSMAQLAAQDYFSRLQASGLSPFPHPDLAAAFGPAGMGMGGGAGGAGAGGGGAGVLGQGGGGGNGGSGNGGGGSSSGSSGSKSNKSRKEKRAAQQQQQQQQSLANSLNAAAAAAAAAAANHPAAALASMHGFGVGVPGTSIPSVSTGSGSISTNSGGHGSYKSTASAYGKPSTMTSSSMASNPGSAYDPVTLHKELLAMQAVAAAASGSGSSGSSSKKSGGGGSSSSSMHGHGMGMGGSGGLMSSGKASTSVSASNSSLGGMHPSLASSNPLMSPHAGLGSSSSSSGKDRDKNNPSLNALNSLSQFGALGMTPQQSMQAAMNAFAASSGVSSSATITSSPHHSSQQQQQQMGGNSSTSGSGGKSSAKDYMMGTGSEHPSLLGVRLPPDTEIIKYTSSIVGPKIPGTTSRGRKKTISETEQQTTQQQQKQHQAEQHLLQQQQQAQAQAQKELDSTTNAISSLLAFPGLSPAKRARLEMEYAAMAAAAQQQHQQAQQQHQAQQQLHGMLGAAGIPGMAGLVGLPGMSGNPLDQLSVSKASSSTAATTSTSSSSAGSNLLNQSSSDRVEVIKLPPTITSNGAYNLSSKGKEVHDLTTDLAPTSGGVNLSLKANANNASSLTPSGAVGSASNPITIDDFDAPLNLSMKPSDKSNSGSTTPAGGASSSSSAALANLASDYQAVASGQSGNSLQSLSSITAALGGTGGMPGGSISGSGGTSPAPAGAGTGASGGSGSGSGGGSSSYKEGRPRNLGRGVSKPKKNTVASLLAQSRAVGLKPMLATQQLLQQGADIEKIRLALSEANAHMETSTDSESVAAESGLSESESEDANILNVAELRVPLELGWKRETVIRGLTKQGQIRGEVTYYAPGSTAPLKSNGQVFAILEQQPSNLSRENFSFSARAIVGSFLQPAPPPYANDGEYIRMTDEDVAKRLEDLKVFTRQTLNVEQRIEIAKQQQAMRDAKKLQKEELARNKEKARQEKNSKLEQQRKDKELKNQQAVEERKKRQEELDRLKQEELLKKQQEKEKRRQEAILAKEQELQKQKEMLLAAEMERERRRQHMSLIRMLEVRRKFEDREKKKHQLVLDRLLLRERRMAERKRDAEILQLIRRPNEDSELPQELVIPELDRIAGNRLPGQAMADLLMVFEFLHNFGETLGFDMESLPTLQNLHDALISDSSADAEEELLSVMTHLLVCAIEDPGVPNPGRHTTLLGQSLRNADITNSNVSEILRIYLYATATGEVRQMHGITVDRERERRVPDHHQVDTDTATHSHSAKNQEYYKLLHENDTWKLSHSLKDRPFVALNPTRKAQMLAHLCNDLLMNKAVLRQIDGSLETCAQMRKEKYMTDMKVRKYKALHMRKARIEAYERAQAEREAAMQALMAQQKLDAERLKAEEEAKAAAAEEAAAAAETEEEATKGGSPNGEKPKEEDQDEQAVTKEPQQQPMDVDGVVDEESLVSPAKSIIQADNTLTPNKQDMATPTYQINGSSTPTTSATTGSDVSALLQAKKSGARNSINDEHHHDVSIIDDDLSDLDSEITNVEEDEDNRLSADELQKKLDKIVRASLNCKEALEKSTNQLRAACFGQDRFWRRYWKLPKAGGIFIEALESAQNDICGYHEALEGMDDKKDAAGEKETAEKEKTDAESVEQPMEVDESLTQLEDGASAQNAELSETNQPNSHQEEEDDDDDVTEINKVEPEIVDLGDDDDDAAPPLPKIEPPRPEIKVKSEMELMGPPPTTMISTKTDFEAEIKIPAMPGILMPPTLNNNNSSNNNNNNNGSDNCDKLETGLNLGLGQQQQQQQQNFGQAVIKMEDMKKEDDCIIVSTSSADDTPKWFSIVRREVPLISELPAEEGGVVGQELQISFANQNCSAQLQLQGHPWDLINNMQYYSIPMDECKVDTSKLGNECIFSLSGLDEKQMLAKVEEYKAHKVESKNGLGSPHRHHETEDDEEQAKLRLDKNFDTEMETDADELAGKDKFFRLRSDAPPDTGGGTNEGGADVKPKIELRLDEALSQAYYHNIANMSLSSVQTYIPIDIPLPLSMTPDEHRLLEQVKLAGFPERVHGVYVPRRQRYGWWQLDDEQKLRQLLKTLNPSGLRERELQENLQRFLGLEQPLGVNYQLKSDAEFPEEFLMPDKKGDWNPKVAKRVELALIEQLESLEDKVASASMQLKNWQLPNRVESELTLDSQEDVTEEDFVSIIPMIRERIIDLEANIERRYLKPPLGSQTGDAHLAVIAQNQHTSTQTQNSASAAAYLLQMQQQQQQQLAQQQQQQQQGSGSGTGNSLNASSFNERTMALAAAAAASGTGNNAAGGGNLVAGGGVTPCESGSGEPNSGNASPASNCDSDRDEKVEHIPKGLVQWRDAVSRSHTTAQLAMALYVLESCVAWDKSIMKAYATKNKSSKKKSSAKKQATPTKKQQQKKKQKEQQLTTTNGKKKETPSKKPEKKAPLSIKINLKALAQNGQSSQQQTTNNIPIQTMSKLQSQSKTPTPSPSSNLNTSDSDSDFGTRTKKKSGGKRRRSANNTNSSKYSNSLQNCQFCTSGENEDKLLLCDGCDKGYHTYCFKPKMDNIPDGDWYCYECVNKATNERKCIVCGGHRPSPVGKMIYCDLCPRAYHADCYIPPLLKVPRGKWYCHGCISRAPPPKKRSAGGTASSSSKSRRDRDRDSGGSAKRRSDNSKTPAMDHMQQQQIQQQIQQQMQPLAGGDPHHHHHQQPPSLNSSHDESMNSLTAAPLSPAHSVASATAYDDQHHANNSVDSSSRFQAHLIPPPNNGTAALLEDVAAIGGTGSVMPSSYPVYPPVVAGNFSAGLISPAPVAPPAAMQYANVVAMSPRAVTPTRTRTPTPTPAPTPPPPPPPPTPLLMQASPTATALHVTACQSPPQQQQQQQLMTMPSPPAIGVGTGTGSNQMSPPPINIHAIQEAKEKLKQEKKEKHATKKLMKELAVCKTLLGEMELHEDSWPFLLPVNTKQFPTYRKIIKIPMDLSTIKKKLLDLSYKAREDFCVDVRQIFDNCEMFNEDDSPVGKAGHGMRKFFESRWGELTDKHS, translated from the exons ATGAACAAAAATGCCGGCGATGGCAGCGATGGCAAAAACTCAAACAAAAACTCGAATGCGGGAGGGGGTGGTGGAGCCGGGGGGCCGCACGACCCCACCGGCCTCCTAGATGCAGCTTCCCTGTTCG CTTACTGGGGACGTGATCCCACTGGAGCGGCGGCTGCAGCGGCATCCAATCCGCTCTTCAACTCGCAGTTCAAtgccgccgctgctgccggATTGGGTTTACTGCCTCAGGCCGGAGGCGCTTCTGCCAATGACCGCTATTCCATGGCAGCTGCAGCGGCCGCGGCGGCGGGAGCCCATCATCACCAGAACACGATGGCAGTGGCCGCCTCACAGGCCGCCAGTTTGGCCGGTTTGCATCCAGCAA GCTGGTGGTCCATGGCCCAGCTAGCTGCCCAGGACTACTTCAGCCGCCTGCAGGCCTCGGGCCTCTCCCCCTTCCCACATCCCGATCTGGCGGCTGCCTTTGGACCAGCTGGCATGGGAATGGGcggcggagctggaggagcgGGTGCTGGAGGCGGAGGAGCAGGTGTCCTTGGCCAAGGCGGAGGTGGTGGAAATGGAGGAAGTGGCAACGGGGGCGGTGGCTCCTCGTCCGGATCCTCCGGTAGCAAGTCGAACAAGTCGCGCAAGGAGAAGCGAGCtgcccagcagcaacaacaacagcagcagagtCTGGCCAACAGTCTAAATGCGGCAGCtgcggcggcagcagcagcagcggccaACCATCCCGCCGCTGCGCTGGCCAGTATGCACGGATTCGGAGTGGGAGTGCCGGGCACCAGCATTCCGTCGGTGAGCACAGGCAGTGGTTCTATATCTACCAACAGTGGAGGTCATGGGAGCTACAAG AGCACGGCTAGCGCCTATGGAAAACCCTCGACCATGACGAGCAGTAGCATGGCAAGCAATCCTGGCTCCGCCTACGATCCGGTGACTCTTCACAAGGAGCTGTTGGCCATGCAGGCCGTGGCAGCCGCTGCTTCCGGTTCGGGATCCAGCGGTTCCTCCAGCAAGAAGTCCGGTGGAGGTGGCTCATCATCCTCTTCAATGCACGGTCATGGAATGGGAATGGGTGGCAGCGGTGGCCTGATGTCCAGTGGCAAGGCTTCGACCAGTGTAAGCGCTAGCAATTCATCATTAGGTGGAATGCATCCCAGTCTGGCCAGTAGCAATCCGCTAATGTCGCCCCATGCGGGATTGGGCTCATCGTCTTCGTCATCCGGCAAGGATCGTGACAAAAACAATCCCTCGCTAAACGCGCTCAACTCGCTGTCGCAGTTTGGAGCTTTGGGCATGACGCCGCAACAGAGCATGCAGGCGGCAATGAATGCTTTTGCAGCCAGCTCCGGAGTGTCGTCCTCTGCCACGATAACCTCCTCGCCGCATCACTCctcccagcagcagcaacagcaaatgGGTGGCAACAGTTCCACGTCGGGATCGGGCGGCAAGTCCAGCGCCAAGGATTACATGATGGG CACTGGTAGTGAGCACCCGTCTCTTCTTGGAGTTCGTTTACCACCGGACACGGAGATAATCAAGTACACGTCCTCGATTGTGGGACCCAAGATACCTGGTACTACCTCGCGCGGTCGCAAAAAGACAATTTCCGAAACTGAACAGCaaacaacacaacaacaacagaaacaaCACCAAGCAGAACAACACCTACtccaacaacagcaacaagcacAAGCACAAGCACAAAAAGAGCTCGACAGCACCACAAATGCCATTTCCTCTCTGCTTGCATTTCCAGGTCTCAGTCCCGCGAAGCGGGCTAGACTCGAAATGGAGTACGCGGCAATGGCCGCGGCCGCccaacagcaacaccagcaggcccagcagcaacaccaggcGCAGCAGCAACTCCACGGGATGCTGGGGGCAGCCGGAATCCCTGGAATGGCTGGACTTGTCGGTCTGCCGGGCATGAGCGGCAATCCCCTCGATCAGTTGAGTGTGAGCAAGGCCAGCTCCTCGACGGCGGCCACAACCAGTACCAGTTCCTCCTCAGCAGGGAGCAACCTGCTCAACCAGAGCTCCAGTGATCGCGTGGAGGTGATCAAACTGCCGCCAACAATCACTTCTAACGGCGCGTATAACCTCTCGAGTAAGGGAAAAGAGGTGCACGACCTCACCACCGATCTGGCGCCCACCTCCGGAGGTGTGAATCTCAGCCTAAAGGCTAATGCGAACAATGCAAGCTCCTTGACCCCCAGCGGAGCCGTGGGCTCAGCCTCCAATCCCATCACCATCGATGACTTTGATGCGCCACTTAATCTTTCCATGAAACCCTCTGATAAGAGCAACAGTGGCTCCACAACTCCAGCAGGAGGGGCGTCCTCCTCTTCCAGCGCAGCGTTGGCCAATTTGGCCAGCGACTATCAGGCAGTGGCCAGTGGCCAAAGCGGGAATAGCCTGCAGAGCTTGAGCTCGATAACAGCTGCTTTGGGAGGAACTGGAGGCATGCCAGGCGGATCTATTTCGGGCAGCGGAGGAACCTCTCCAGCTCCCGCAGGTGCCGGCACAGGAGCCTCTGGTGGTTCGGGATCTGGTTCTGGCGGGGGATCGTCCTCTTACAAAGAGGGAAGACCTCGTAACCTTGGACGTGGCGTATCCAAGCCCAAGAAGAACACAGTTGCTTCGTTGTTGGCCCAATCCCGAGCTGTGGGCCTAAAACCCATGCTGGCCACACAGCAACTTCTTCAGCAGGGTGCTGATATT GAGAAAATCCGCCTGGCGCTAAGCGAGGCCAATGCTCATATGGAGACCTCCACGGATTCCGAGAGCGTGGCAGCCGAAAGTGGACTCTCGGAGTCTGAGAGCGAGGATGCCAACATCCTGAATGTGGCAGAGCTAAGGGTGCCACTGGAATTGGGCTGGAAGCGGGAGACGGTGATCCGTGGCCTGACCAAGCAAGGTCAGATCCGTGGCGAGGTCACCTACTATGCGCCGGGAAGCACGGCGCCTCTGAAGAGCAACGGACAGGTTTTTGCT ATACTGGAGCAGCAGCCATCGAATCTGAGTCGCGAGAACTTTAGTTTCTCTGCACGAGCCATTGTTGGCTCATTCCTGCAGCCCGCTCCACCGCCGTACGCCAACGATGGCGAGTACATACGGATGACGGACGAGGATGTGGCCAAGCGGCTAGAGGATCTGAAGGTCTTTACCCGCCAGACACTCAACGTGGAGCAGCGCATCGAGATCGCCAAGCAGCAGCAGGCGATGCGTGATGCCAAGAAGTTGCAAAAGGAGGAGTTGGCCAGGAATAAGGAGAAGGCACGCCAGGAGAAGAACTCCAAGTTGGAGCAACAGCGCAAGGATAAGGAGCTCAAGAATCAGCAGGCTGTCGAG GAGCGCAAAAAGCGTCAGGAGGAGCTAGATCGCCTTAAGCAAGAGGAATTGCTTAAGAAGCAACAG GAGAAAGAGAAGCGGCGTCAGGAGGCCATTTTAGCTAAGGAACAG GAACTGCAAAAACAGAAAGAGATGCTGTTGGCTGCCGAAATG GAACGCGAGCGTCGTCGCCAGCACATGAGCCTCATCCGGATGCTAGAGGTGCGTCGCAAATTCGAGGATCGTGAGAAGAAGAAGCACCAGCTGGTGCTGGACCGTCTACTCCTCCGTGAGCGTCGCATGGCGGAGCGGAAACGAGATGCAGAGATTCTGCAGTTGATAAGACGCCCCAACGAGGACTCTGAGCTGCCACAGGAGTTGGTAATCCCAGAGCTGGACAGGATTGCGGGCAACCGTCTTCCCGGCCAGGCAATGGCCGATCTGCTAATGGTCTTCGAATTCCTGCACAATTTCGGCGAGACTCTGGGCTTTGACATGGAATCACTGCCAACGCTCCAGAACTTACATGATGCTTTGATAAGCGATAGCAGCGCAGACGCTGAGGAGGAATTACTGTCGGTGATGACGCATCTATTGGTTTGTGCCATTGAGGATCCGGGTGTGCCCAATCCCGGTAGACACACCACTTTGCTGGGACAATCGCTTCGCAACGCGGACATAACCAACTCGAATGTGTCAGAGATCCTGAGGATCTATCTGTATGCCACGGCCACCGGTGAAGTGCGCCAAATGCACGGCATCACTGTGGATCGCGAGCGAGAGAGGAGAGTGCCCGATCATCATCAAGTGGATACCGATACCGCCACTCACTCCCATTCGGCCAAGAACCAGGAGTATTATAAGCTCCTCCACGAGAACGACACCTGGAAGCTATCGCACTCGCTGAAGGATCGCCCCTTCGTGGCATTGAATCCCACCCGTAAGGCACAGATGTTAGCCCACCTCTGCAATGATCTGCTGATGAACAAGGCGGTGCTTCGCCAGATTGATGGCAGCCTGGAGACCTGCGCCCAGATGCGCAAGGAAAAGTACATGACGGACATGAAGGTGCGCAAGTACAAGGCACTCCATATGCGTAAGGCTCGAATTGAGGCCTATGAACGGGCACAAGCGGAACGCGAGGCTGCGATGCAAGCGCTAATGGCGCAGCAAAAGCTGGATGCAGAGCGTCTGAAGGCAGAGGAGGAAGCCAAGGCTGCGGCAGCAGAGGAAGCAGCAGCTGCCGCCGAAACAGAGGAAGAGGCAACTAAGGGTGGCTCACCTAATGGCGAGAAGCCGAAAGAGGAGGATCAGGATGAACAGGCGGTCACCAAGGAGCCCCAGCAACAGCCCATGGATGTGGACGGCGTGGTCGATGAGGAATCGCTTGTGAGCCCGGCCAAAAGCATCATCCAAGCGGACAACACTCTTACGCCCAACAAACAGGAcatggccacgcccacctaTCAAATAAATGGATCCAGTACACCCACGACAAGTGCCACAACTGGATCCGACGTGAGTGCCCTGCTGCAGGCCAAGAAAAGCGGAGCACGTAACTCCATTAACGATGAACACCACCATGATGTTAGCATTATCGACGATGATCTCTCCGACTTGGATTCGGAGATCACGAATGTCGAAGAAGACGAGGACAATCGCTTGAGCGCCGATGAGTTGCAGAAGAAGCTGGACAAGATTGTGAGGGCTTCGCTCAACTGCAAGGAGGCGCTGGAGAAGAGCACCAATCAGCTGAGAGCGGCCTGCTTTGGACAGGATCGCTTCTGGCGACGCTACTGGAAGTTGCCCAAGGCGGGTGGCATCTTCATTGAAGCTCTTGAGTCGGCCCAGAATGATATATGCGGTTATCATGAGGCCTTGGAGGGCATGGATGACAAAAAGGATGCAGCTGGCGAGAAGGAAACCGCGGAGAAGGAGAAAACCGATGCGGAGTCCGTTGAACAACCTATGGAGGTGGATGAATCTCTCACGCAACTGGAGGATGGAGCTTCAGCTCAGAATGCGGAGCTTTCTGAAACTAATCAACCGAATTCCCATCAAGAAGAGGaagatgacgatgatgatgtgACAGAAATCAACAAGGTGGAACCTGAAATTGTTGACCTgggcgatgatgatgatgatgcagCACCGCCACTGCCCAAAATAGAACCTCCTAGACCAGAGATCAAGGTTAAGTCGGAGATGGAGCTAATGGGTCCGCCGCCCACGACGATGATATCCACCAAGACCGACTTTGAGGCCGAAATAAAGATACCCGCAATGCCTGGCATATTAATGCCGCCTACcctaaacaacaacaacagcagcaataataataacaacaacaacggaaGCGACAACTGTGATAAGTTGGAAACGGGCTTGAATCTGGGATTgggacagcagcagcagcagcagcagcagaactTTGGACAGGCTGTGATCAAGATGGAGGATATGAAGAAGGAGGATGACTGCATTATAGTCTCCACATCCAGTGCTGACGATACGCCCAAGTGGTTCTCCATTGTCCGTCGGGAAGTTCCGCTGATCAGTGAGCTGCCAGCAGAGGAGGGCGGCGTGGTGGGCCAGGAACTGCAGATCAGTTTTGCCAATCAGAACTGCTCCGCCCAGTTGCAGCTGCAGGGTCATCCCTGGGATCTGATCAACAACATGCAGTACTACTCGATCCCCATGGACGAATGCAAGGTGGACACCAGCAAGCTGGGCAACGAGTGCATCTTCTCGCTGAGTGGCCTCGATGAAAAGCAAATGCTGGCCAAGGTGGAGGAGTATAAGGCCCACAAGGTGGAGTCAAAAAACGGTCTGGGCTCTCCTCATCGCCACCACGAGACTGAAGATGATGAGGAGCAGGCCAAGCTGAGGTTGGATAAGAATTTCGACACCGAAATGGAAACGGATGCAGACGAACTCGCGGGCAAGGACAAGTTTTTTCGCTTGCGCTCTGATGCGCCCCCGGACACGGGAGGAGGGACAAACGAGGGGGGAGCCGATGTGAAGCCCAAGATTGAGCTGCGTTTGGATGAGGCGCTATCGCAGGCATATTACCACAATATAGCCAACATGTCACTGAGTAGTGTGCAAACGTATATACCCATCGACATACCGCTGCCGCTCTCCATGACCCCCGATGAGCATCGTCTGCTGGAGCAGGTCAAGCTGGCGGGTTTCCCGGAACGAGTCCATGGCGTCTATGTGCCTCGCAGACAGCGCTACGGCTGGTGGCAGTTGGACGATGAACAGAAGTTGCGCCAGTTGCTTAAGACCCTAAATCCCTCTGGGCTTAGGGAGCGGGAATTGCAGGAGAATCTCCAGCGTTTCCTGGGCCTAGAACAGCCTTTGGGTGTGAATTATCAGCTCAAATCGGATGCAGAGTTTCCGGAGGAATTCCTTATGCCTGACAAGAAGGGCGATTGGAATCCCAAGGTGGCCAAGCGCGTGGAACTTGCCCTGATTGAGCAACTGGAATCCCTGGAGGACAAGGTGGCCAGTGCCTCGATGCAATTAAAGAACTGGCAATTGCCCAATCGCGTGGAGAGTGAACTCACCCTGGACTCGCAGGAGGATGTCACCGAAGAGGATTTCGTGAGCATTATACCCATGATCCGGGAGAGGATTATTGATTTGGAGGCGAATATCGAGAGGCGCTATCTGAAGCCCCCCTTGGGTTCGCAGACCGGCGATGCCCATTTGGCGGTGATTGCTCAGAACCAACATACCAGCACCCAGACGCAGAATTCCGCATCGGCGGCAGCATATCTCCTGCAgatgcaacagcagcagcagcaacaattggcccaacagcagcagcagcagcaacagggaTCAGGATCGGGAACAGGCAATAGCCTGAATGCCTCGTCCTTCAATGAGCGCACCATGGCTCtggcggcggcagcagcagcatcggGAACAGGAAACAACGCCGCTGGAGGCGGGAACTTGGTAGCCGGAGGAGGAGTGACCCCCTGTGAATCGGGCAGTGGGGAACCGAATTCCGGCAATGCCTCGCCGGCCAGCAACTGCGACAGCGATCGGGATGAGAAGGTGGAGCACATCCCCAAGGGATTGGTGCAGTGGCGCGATGCAGTGTCCCGGTCGCACACCACCGCCCAGCTAGCGATGGCCCTGTACGTCCTGGAATCCTGCGTGGCCTGGGACAAGAGCATTATGAAAGCG tatgcaacaaaaaaCAAGTCCAGCAAGAAGAAGAGCAGCGCCAAAAAGCAGGCAACACCAACGAAAAAGCAACAGCAAAAGAAAAAGCagaaggagcagcagttgACCACCACCAATGGAAAAAAGAAGGAAACTCCAAGCAAAAAGCCAGAGAAGAAGGCTCCCCTGAGCATCAAAATCAACCTGAAGGCTCTGGCGCAAAATGGGCAGAGTTCGCAGCAGCAAACCACAAACAACATCCCTATACAAACCATGTCCAAGCTCCAATCCCAGTCCAAAACCCCCACCCCATCCCCATCCTCCAATTTAAACACTAGCGACTCCGACTCGGACTTTGGCACACGGACGAAGAAGAAGAGTGGCGGCAAACGCAGACGCTCGGCCAACAATACAAACTCTAGCAAATATTCCAATTCCTTACAGAATTGCCAGTTCTGCACGTCCGGCGAGAATGAGGATAAGTTGCTACTGTGCGACGGCTGCGACAAGGGCTATCACACCTACTGCTTCAAGCCCAAGATGGACAACATTCCCGATGGCGATTG GTATTGCTACGAGTGCGTGAACAAGGCCACCAATGAGCGCAAGTGCATCGTGTGCGGCGGTCATCGTCCCTCGCCCGTGGGCAAGATGATCTACTGTGACTTGTGCCCGCGGGCCTACCACGCCGATTGCTACATACCCCCGCTGCTGAAGGTGCCGCGTGGCAAGTGGTACTGCCACGGATGCATCTCCCGAGCGCCGCCGCCCAAGAAACGCAGCGCCGGCGGAAcggccagcagcagcagcaaatcCCGGCGGGACAGGGATAGGGACTCGGGCGGATCGGCCAAGCGGCGAAGTGACAACAGCAAGACACCGGCCATGGATCAcatgcaacagcagcagatccAGCAGCAAATCCAGCAGCAGATGCAGCCACTGGCCGGCGGGGATCcccaccatcatcatcatcagcagccgCCGTCGCTGAACTCGTCGCACGATGAGTCGATGAATTCGCTGACGGCGGCGCCTCTGAG TCCGGCGCACTCGGTGGCCTCGGCCACGGCCTACGATGACCAGCATCATGCCAACAACTCGGTCGACAGCAGCAGTCGCTTCCAAGCGCATCTCATCCCTCCGCCCAATAATGGCACTGCGGCTCTGCTGGAAGATGTGGCGGCGATCGGTGGCACTGGCAGTGTGATGCCCAGCAGCTATCCGGTCTATCCGCCAGTTGTGGCTGGCAACTTCTCGGCTGGATTGATTAGCCCAGCGCCGGTGGCACCACCAGCAGCGATGCAGTATGCCAACGTGGTCGCCATGTCGCCACGGGCTGTCACGCCCACACGCACCCGAACGCCCACACCGACGCCAGCGCCCActccgccaccaccaccaccgccgccgACACCGCTGCTCATGCAGGCCTCGCCCACAGCCACCGCCCTCCATGTAACCGCCTGCCAGTCGCCGccccaacagcagcagcagcagcagctgatGACCATGCCCTCGCCACCAGCCATTGGAGTGGGAACAGGAACAGGAAGCAACCAAATGTCGCCACCGCCCATCAACATACATGCCATTCAGGAGGCCAAGGAGAAACTGAAGCAGGAGAAGAAGGAGAAGCACGCCACCAAGAAGCTCATGAAGGAGCTGGCCGTCTGCAAGACGCTATTGGGGGAAATGGAG CTGCATGAGGACTCTTGGCCATTTCTATTGCCAGTGAATACCAAGCAGTTTCCAACATATcgaaaaataatcaaaattccCATGGACTTGTCCACGATCAAGAAGAAACTGCTGGACTTGAG CTATAAAGCCCGTGAGGACTTTTGCGTGGATGTGCGTCAGATCTTCGACAACTGTGAGATGTTCAACGAGGATGATTCGCCTGTAGGCAAGGCAGGGCATGGCATGCGCAAGTTCTTTGAGTCACGCTGGGGCGAGCTGACCGACAAGCACTCCTGA